The Thioalkalivibrio sulfidiphilus HL-EbGr7 genome includes a window with the following:
- a CDS encoding selenium metabolism-associated LysR family transcriptional regulator gives MADRRLQVFYTVARLLSFTKAADALHMTQPAVTFQVRQLEDYFNTRLFDRTHNRVSLTEAGRTVYEYAERIFELYSEMENSVRELTGDVSGALTLGASTTIAEYMLPSLLGDFKKKYPEINIRLKVSNSEGIVSMVENNIIDLGVVESPVSNRNLLVEVCQQDQLVLVVPPDHPLAGEKKATLDQILLQPFICREEGSGTREVIVDYMASQGVDKNALGVCLELGSPEAIKGAVEAGMGVSILSRATVEKELALKRLVAIPLAPPLERPFSFVRQRQKFRLRAMEELLEFARNYCQVHAGDLPRTDA, from the coding sequence ATGGCTGATCGCCGACTACAGGTCTTCTACACCGTGGCGCGTCTGCTGTCCTTCACCAAGGCGGCGGATGCCCTGCACATGACCCAGCCCGCGGTGACCTTCCAGGTGCGCCAGCTGGAGGATTACTTCAACACCCGGCTGTTCGACCGTACCCACAACCGGGTCAGTCTCACCGAGGCCGGCCGTACCGTCTACGAGTATGCCGAGCGCATCTTCGAACTCTACTCGGAGATGGAGAACTCGGTGCGAGAGCTGACCGGCGACGTGAGCGGCGCCCTGACCCTGGGGGCCAGCACCACCATCGCCGAGTACATGCTTCCCTCCCTGCTGGGGGACTTCAAGAAGAAGTACCCGGAGATCAACATCCGTCTCAAGGTGTCCAACTCCGAGGGCATCGTCTCCATGGTGGAGAACAACATCATCGACCTGGGTGTGGTGGAATCACCGGTGAGCAACCGCAACCTGCTGGTGGAGGTCTGCCAGCAGGATCAGCTGGTGCTGGTGGTGCCGCCGGACCATCCTCTGGCCGGTGAAAAAAAGGCCACCCTGGATCAGATCCTGCTCCAGCCGTTCATCTGCCGGGAGGAAGGCTCCGGCACCCGGGAGGTGATCGTGGATTACATGGCCAGCCAGGGCGTGGATAAGAACGCCCTGGGGGTGTGCCTGGAACTGGGCAGCCCGGAGGCCATCAAAGGTGCCGTGGAGGCGGGCATGGGGGTCTCTATCCTGTCCCGGGCCACGGTGGAAAAGGAGCTGGCGCTCAAGCGCCTGGTGGCCATCCCCCTGGCGCCCCCCCTCGAACGCCCGTTCTCCTTCGTGCGCCAGCGGCAGAAGTTCCGTCTGCGGGCCATGGAGGAATTGCTGGAATTTGCACGCAATTATTGCCAGGTCCATGCTGGCGATCTCCCGCGGACCGACGCCTGA
- a CDS encoding type 1 glutamine amidotransferase translates to MKNYLVVQHTYSEFLGLVESQLEKRDIGFSYFRPFVGQELPGSAAQFDGLWLLGGAWPLTDEEHNPQVSDELNLIRVFQKAGRPIVGLGMGGQLVAMAAGGTPKAEPMHTAKFVTASKTAAGEGDPIAEELDGRRVLVMYNGDVALPEGLEPILVDEDGHWLAVRPDPLSYGLLFRPEMKPGMLEDIIMEARHNPPPHIGELLGEARMEWNQMQETTALVLKGLVTGLSLMQERRKMPVFNLRVETQ, encoded by the coding sequence ATGAAGAACTATCTGGTCGTTCAGCACACCTATTCAGAATTCCTCGGCCTGGTGGAGAGCCAGCTGGAGAAGCGCGACATCGGCTTCAGCTACTTCCGCCCCTTCGTGGGCCAGGAACTGCCCGGCTCCGCCGCCCAGTTCGACGGCCTCTGGCTGCTGGGCGGCGCCTGGCCGCTCACCGACGAGGAGCACAATCCCCAGGTGAGCGACGAACTCAACCTCATCAGGGTGTTCCAGAAGGCCGGGCGGCCCATCGTGGGCTTGGGCATGGGCGGCCAGCTGGTGGCCATGGCTGCCGGCGGCACGCCGAAGGCGGAACCCATGCACACGGCGAAGTTCGTCACCGCCAGCAAGACCGCCGCAGGCGAGGGCGACCCCATCGCCGAGGAACTGGACGGGCGCCGCGTGCTGGTCATGTACAACGGCGACGTGGCCCTGCCCGAAGGCCTGGAGCCCATCCTGGTGGACGAGGATGGCCACTGGCTGGCCGTGCGCCCGGACCCGCTCAGCTATGGCCTGCTGTTCCGTCCCGAGATGAAGCCCGGCATGCTGGAGGACATCATCATGGAGGCCAGGCACAACCCGCCGCCCCACATCGGCGAGCTGCTCGGCGAGGCGCGCATGGAGTGGAACCAGATGCAGGAGACCACCGCCCTGGTGCTCAAGGGCCTGGTGACCGGATTGTCCCTGATGCAGGAACGGCGCAAGATGCCGGTGTTCAACCTCAGGGTGGAGACCCAGTGA
- a CDS encoding Crp/Fnr family transcriptional regulator, whose translation MVPDAGTAQDAGVQPQGGDPVIPSVGMTGGAGEQGKRLLKLFRELSEEQQRTLLSFAEFLASQGEQAPREIPEPEAIPRPEGESVVKAMKRLSATYHMLDKSKLLNETSALMAQHVMQGRPAEEVIDELEVVFEMHYKRVTGRE comes from the coding sequence ATTGTCCCTGATGCAGGAACGGCGCAAGATGCCGGTGTTCAACCTCAGGGTGGAGACCCAGTGATCCCATCCGTTGGCATGACGGGCGGTGCCGGAGAGCAGGGCAAGCGCCTGCTCAAGCTGTTCCGTGAACTGTCCGAGGAACAGCAGCGCACGTTGCTGTCCTTTGCCGAGTTCCTGGCCAGCCAGGGTGAGCAGGCACCCCGCGAGATCCCCGAGCCCGAGGCCATCCCCCGTCCCGAGGGGGAGAGCGTGGTCAAGGCCATGAAGCGTCTCTCCGCCACCTACCACATGCTCGACAAGTCCAAACTGCTCAACGAGACCTCCGCGCTCATGGCCCAGCACGTCATGCAGGGTCGGCCCGCCGAGGAAGTGATCGACGAGCTGGAAGTGGTGTTCGAGATGCATTACAAGCGCGTCACCGGACGGGAGTAA
- a CDS encoding AI-2E family transporter, whose translation MIGPLRAWYDRHFSDPQVVILALLLIFGTAVVVFAGRLIAPLLASLIFAYLLDGAVQKLQRWHMPRLAAVILVFVVFVTLFIITLLGLIPLLSQQVTQLVRELPAMIAQGQYVLMELPERYPQFISEEQVRDLIVAIRAEATLLGQRMVSLSLSSAMHLVTFLVYLIIVPLMVFFLLKDKEAILAWITGFLPRDRGLASEVWAEVNVKIASYVRGKFIEILIVWAVTYVTFTLFGLNYAMLLSVMVGLSVIIPYIGAAVVTIPVAMVAFFQWGLGSEFVWVLVAYGVIQFLDGNVLVPLLFSEVVNLHPVAIIAAVIVFGGLWGLWGVFFAIPLATLIQAVIRSWPRHGEVPSSEEKA comes from the coding sequence GTGATCGGTCCGCTGCGCGCCTGGTACGACCGGCATTTCTCTGACCCCCAGGTGGTCATCCTGGCCCTGTTGCTGATCTTCGGCACGGCCGTGGTGGTGTTCGCCGGGCGGCTCATCGCACCGCTGCTGGCCAGCCTGATCTTTGCTTATCTGCTGGATGGTGCGGTGCAGAAGCTGCAGCGCTGGCACATGCCGCGCCTGGCGGCCGTGATCCTGGTGTTCGTGGTATTCGTCACCCTGTTCATCATCACCCTGCTGGGCCTGATCCCGCTCCTGTCCCAGCAGGTCACGCAGCTGGTGCGCGAGCTGCCGGCAATGATCGCCCAGGGGCAGTACGTTCTGATGGAGTTGCCGGAGCGCTATCCCCAGTTCATCTCCGAGGAGCAGGTGCGCGACCTGATCGTCGCGATCCGCGCCGAGGCGACCCTGCTGGGCCAGCGCATGGTGTCCCTGTCCCTGTCCTCGGCCATGCACCTGGTGACCTTCCTGGTGTATCTGATCATCGTGCCGCTGATGGTCTTTTTCCTGCTCAAGGACAAGGAAGCCATCCTCGCCTGGATCACCGGTTTCCTGCCCCGTGACCGCGGCCTGGCCAGCGAGGTCTGGGCCGAGGTGAACGTGAAGATCGCCAGCTACGTGCGCGGCAAGTTCATCGAGATCCTGATCGTCTGGGCGGTCACCTATGTCACCTTTACCCTGTTCGGCCTCAATTACGCCATGCTGCTGTCGGTGATGGTGGGGCTGTCGGTGATCATCCCCTACATCGGCGCGGCGGTGGTGACCATCCCCGTGGCCATGGTGGCCTTTTTTCAGTGGGGCCTGGGCAGCGAGTTCGTCTGGGTGCTGGTGGCCTACGGCGTCATCCAGTTCCTGGACGGCAACGTCCTGGTGCCGTTGCTGTTCTCGGAGGTGGTCAACCTGCACCCGGTGGCCATCATCGCCGCGGTGATCGTGTTCGGTGGCCTCTGGGGCCTGTGGGGCGTGTTCTTCGCCATCCCCCTGGCCACCCTCATCCAGGCGGTGATCCGTTCCTGGCCACGGCACGGTGAGGTGCCGAGCTCGGAAGAGAAGGCCTGA